In one Musa acuminata AAA Group cultivar baxijiao chromosome BXJ2-5, Cavendish_Baxijiao_AAA, whole genome shotgun sequence genomic region, the following are encoded:
- the LOC135612042 gene encoding uncharacterized protein LOC135612042, with amino-acid sequence MTSGGSSRGPSADPCHKPRHPLHQIAESATHKLLLKQWMKEEEIVARRVALRESRVDAVRRQIAALYCLFFVLHSLVLLLLYHASASARPPSAACRRSWIPCLCSLVCSLAIVWAVRYKADTESVLERLLEREREDGLLLAKCVEELKRKGAEFDLLKEVDALRRAKSLRVEAKGGAAKVRKWSARDLATTVLLALSCGALGLTRFVLCDQEPRS; translated from the coding sequence ATGACCAGCGGCGGAAGCAGCAGGGGCCCATCGGCGGACCCTTGCCACAAGCCTCGCCACCCGCTCCACCAGATCGCCGAGAGCGCCACCCACAAGCTCCTGCTCAAGCAGTGGATGAAGGAGGAGGAGATCGTCGCCCGGCGCGTCGCCCTCCGTGAGTCCCGCGTCGACGCCGTACGCCGCCAGATCGCCGCCCTCTACTGCCTGTTCTTCGTCCTCCActccctcgtcctcctcctcctgtacCACGCGTCCGCCTCCGCGCGGCCCCCCTCCGCCGCTTGCCGCCGCTCCTGGATCCCCTGCCTCTGCTCCCTCGTCTGCTCCTTGGCCATCGTGTGGGCCGTCAGGTACAAGGCCGACACGGAGAGCGTGCTGGAGCGGCTGCTGGAGCGCGAGAGGGAGGACGGGCTGCTGCTGGCCAAGTGCGTGGAGGAGCTGAAGCGGAAGGGCGCGGAGTTCGACCTGCTCAAGGAGGTGGACGCGCTGCGGCGGGCCAAGAGCCTGCGCGTCGAGGCCAAGGGCGGCGCCGCCAAGGTGCGCAAGTGGTCGGCCAGGGATCTCGCCACCACGGTGCTCCTCGCGCTGTCCTGCGGCGCCTTGGGCCTCACGAGGTTCGTGCTCTGTGATCAAGAACCTCGATCATGA
- the LOC135613218 gene encoding LOB domain-containing protein 4-like has translation MKEAGRQHGTASPCAACKLLRRRCAWDCVFAPHFPADEPQKFANVHRVFGASNVSKLLQEIAVQHRGDAVSSLVYEANARVRDPVYGCVGVISSLHCQVQALEAQLAMARAQMVRLRMLAHLDLGRSPTGTGSTTTGSSSMCPSPIYTPGHGDAGQTPMLSFSYER, from the exons ATGAAAGAGGCAGGGAGACAGCACGGCACAGCTTCGCCCTGCGCGGCGTGCAAGCTCTTGAGGCGGCGCTGCGCATGGGATTGCGTCTTTGCCCCGCACTTCCCGGCCGACGAGCCGCAGAAGTTCGCCAATGTGCACAGGGTGTTCGGAGCTAGCAATGTCAGCAAGCTCTTGCAG GAGATTGCAGTGCAGCACCGAGGAGATGCCGTGAGCAGCCTGGTGTACGAGGCCAACGCCCGGGTTCGAGATCCAGTGTACGGGTGCGTGGGCGTCATCTCCTCCCTCCATTGCCAAGTCCAGGCTCTCGAGGCGCAACTCGCCATGGCTCGAGCCCAGATGGTCCGCTTGCGCATGCTCGCCCACCTCGATCTCGGCCGGAGCCCCACGGGCACAGGGAGCACCACCACAGGCTCCTCATCCATGTGCCCCTCGCCCATCTATACCCCCGGACATGGTGATGCAGGACAAACACCGATGCTTTCCTTCTCATACGAAAGGTAG